In Acipenser ruthenus chromosome 6, fAciRut3.2 maternal haplotype, whole genome shotgun sequence, the following proteins share a genomic window:
- the LOC117410946 gene encoding ewing's tumor-associated antigen 1 homolog isoform X2 yields MQSLLVMTMSYTSSKIYFGTQLIHQPNLDEKPAGPEVPLLEMWIGDNAIPCTPEVLRARPKKNSFRSSGVEDLLKLAKQFDRHMIQQDGEQYHDKDLENIFQHENEDQMESDMHEKGLPPLGELTGMKNSSFNSKDAGIQEEIQIKNSSQKSVDQEAEADINALFDGPTQPLSGRLSQTSSKSSLSSPERKCMFGAETNKVTKKRTCEGGVNFKFNKPPGFGTKPNSYQNTTQQCAIKRTTVSSSKPTVNGSEMASKSPVSSVSTNDFDDDWGSDDLLDDSLVLEITQNPELIATPKGTHCSKQTGASITPNHQSVSGEETNKCIEHGSSVSSMLHSGLTSKESWQCGIDINPGEFQRINLAFEKVRNRASFMLHKNSQVQAGETSAENISKQTDFCASNKPELQKDLHQQKVYTNETRFNKGSPSTPYKNIHNFQQVESGSSTHKPFKQQIATSSDSKSVNQSIKCQEIRVEAPKQTTSLVDDWNESRFSDGVLIDALDECGNLWGDVSDDDLFYQVCDDVEKLAEAQSTGLGTNIAPSSVKRNNSQPVTYPNKIKSGSATSAVQGMSAQSSYAAPENRNQNRSVGNSTNKPPATFNQANSFSTTFGKDSSINATSSLNQKTFTLNANSNQSVFVPSVNNNKSNTSKYVFTKLRSTCVEVSEEQCSQMTGLASGNRTYMQSYNKGTVQSHQSSSGITGASFKRHLSDSIALTSSKVFVTNQQNVKCSEEEIEKKKREALARRMARQRDQ; encoded by the exons ATGCAGTCTCTCCTTGTAATGACAATGAGTTACACTTCCAGCAAGATATATTTTGGGACCCAACTTATTCACCAGCCAAATTTG GATGAAAAACCAGCCGGCCCTGAAGTTCCACTGCTTGAAATGTGGATTGGTGACAATGCAATTCCATGTACTCCTGAGGTACTTCGGGCTAGACCAAAAAAAAATTCCTTTAG GAGCAGTGGTGTGGAGGACCTTTTGAAGTTAGCAAAGCAGTTTGACAGACATATGATTCAACAAGATGGTGAACAATATCATGACAAAGATCTAGAGAATATTTTCCAGCATGAGAATGAAGACCAGATGGAATCAGATATGCATGAAAAGGGTCTTCCTCCTTTAGGTGAACTGACTGGAATGAAAAATAGTTCCTTTAATTCAAAAGATGCTGGCATACAAGaggaaattcaaattaaaaacagtaGCCAGAAATCGGTGGATCAGGAGGCAGAAGCAGATATCAATGCCCTGTTTGATGGCCCTACTCAGCCCTTGAGTGGTAGACTGAGTCAGACTTCATCAAAGTCATCACTTTCGTCACCAGAAAGAAAGTGCATGTTTGGTGCAGAGACtaacaaagttacaaaaaaaaggaCTTGCGAAGGGGGTGTGAACTTCAAATTTAATAAGCCTCCTGGGTTTGGAACAAAGCCGAATTCTTACCAAAATACAACACAGCAATGTGCAATAAAGCGTACAACTGTTTCTTCATCAAAACCAACTGTAAACGGATCAGAAATGGCATCTAAATCGCCAGTGTCATCTGTATCCACAAATGATTTTGATGATGATTGGGGTAGTGATGATTTGCTTGATGACTCTCTTGTCTTAGAAATTACTCAGAACCCTGAGCTTATTGCAACTCCCAAAGGGACCCACTGTTCTAAACAGACAGGTGCTAGTATTACCCCAAATCATCAGAGTGTGTCTGGGGAAGAGACAAACAAATGTATTGAACATGGCAGCAGCGTGTCTTCTATGTTGCATAGCGGTTTAACTAGTAAGGAGTCTTGGCAGTGTGGCATTGATATTAATCCTGGAGAATTTCAGAGAATAAACCTTGCTTTTGAAAAAGTAAGGAATAGAGCTAGTTTTATGCTGCATAAAAACTCACAGGTCCAAGCAGGTGAGACAAGTGCAGAGAATATATCTAAGCAGACTGACTTTTGTGCATCAAATAAACCTGAACTACAGAAAGACTTGCATCAACAAAAGGTATATACAAATGAAACTAGGTTCAACAAAGGGTCACCCAGCACAccttataaaaatatacacaactTTCAGCAGGTTGAAAGTGGAAGCAGCACACACAAACCCTTTAAACAGCAAATTGCAACATCTTCTGATTCTAAGTCTGTAAACCAATCCATCAAATGTCAAGAAATCAGAGTTGAGGCACCAAAACAAACCACCTCTTTGGTTGATGACTGGAATGAATCCAGATTCTCAGATGGAGTTTTAATAGATGCTCTTGATGAGTGTGGCAATCTTTGGGGTGATGTCAGTGATGATGACTTGTTTTATCAGGTGTGTGATGATGTAGAAAAGTTGGCTGAGGCTCAAAGCACAGGGCTTGGCACAAACATTGCGCCATCTTCTGTAAAAAGGAATAACTCCCAACCAGTCACCtacccaaacaaaataaaatctggCTCGGCAACAAGTGCAGTTCAAGGAATGTCTGCTCAAAGCAGTTATGCTGCTCCTGAAAATCGTAACCAAAACAGATCTGTGGGAAACTCAACAAATAAACCTCCAGCTACATTTAATCAAGCTAATTCTTTCTCTACTACATTTGGAAAGGACTCATCCATTAATGCAACTTCATCTTTAAACCAGAAAACCTTCACTTTGAATGCAAATTCAAATCAGAGTGTGTTTGTGCCTTCTGTTAATAACAACAAATCAAATACATCGAAGTATGTATTTACAAAACTAAGGAGCACTTGTGTTgaagtttcagaagaacaatgtaGTCAAATGACAGGCCTTGCCTCTGGAAATAGAACCTATATGCAAAGTTATAATAAAGGAACTGTCCAATCGCATCAGTCTTCCAGTGGAATTACTGGTGCTTCTTTCAAAAGGCATCTTTCTGACTCAATTGCATTGACAAGTAGTAAAG TTTTTGTAACCAACCAGCAGAATGTAAAATGCTCTGAAGAAGAGATTGAAAAAAAGAAACGGGAAGCACTGGCACGAAGAATGGCGCGCCAACGTGATCAGTAA
- the LOC117410946 gene encoding ewing's tumor-associated antigen 1 homolog isoform X1 — MTKRRRHFGELEIKKERPKDRRRSNKSKTNKLSRGLLYTQFSPTSTKSEDEKTPKRYLRTSHHTSSYAVSPCNDNELHFQQDIFWDPTYSPAKFGKGENKLAVSGHAVEISDIVNRIAPKDEKPAGPEVPLLEMWIGDNAIPCTPEVLRARPKKNSFRSSGVEDLLKLAKQFDRHMIQQDGEQYHDKDLENIFQHENEDQMESDMHEKGLPPLGELTGMKNSSFNSKDAGIQEEIQIKNSSQKSVDQEAEADINALFDGPTQPLSGRLSQTSSKSSLSSPERKCMFGAETNKVTKKRTCEGGVNFKFNKPPGFGTKPNSYQNTTQQCAIKRTTVSSSKPTVNGSEMASKSPVSSVSTNDFDDDWGSDDLLDDSLVLEITQNPELIATPKGTHCSKQTGASITPNHQSVSGEETNKCIEHGSSVSSMLHSGLTSKESWQCGIDINPGEFQRINLAFEKVRNRASFMLHKNSQVQAGETSAENISKQTDFCASNKPELQKDLHQQKVYTNETRFNKGSPSTPYKNIHNFQQVESGSSTHKPFKQQIATSSDSKSVNQSIKCQEIRVEAPKQTTSLVDDWNESRFSDGVLIDALDECGNLWGDVSDDDLFYQVCDDVEKLAEAQSTGLGTNIAPSSVKRNNSQPVTYPNKIKSGSATSAVQGMSAQSSYAAPENRNQNRSVGNSTNKPPATFNQANSFSTTFGKDSSINATSSLNQKTFTLNANSNQSVFVPSVNNNKSNTSKYVFTKLRSTCVEVSEEQCSQMTGLASGNRTYMQSYNKGTVQSHQSSSGITGASFKRHLSDSIALTSSKVFVTNQQNVKCSEEEIEKKKREALARRMARQRDQ, encoded by the exons ATGACGAAAAGGAGAAGACATTTTGGGGAGTTGGAAATAAAGAAAGAGAGACCAAAAGACAGACGGAGATCAAACAAAtcgaaaacaaacaaactgagcAGAGGCTTACTGTATACACAGTTTTCCCCTACATCTACAAAAAGTGAAG ATGAGAAAACTCCTAAAAGATATTTAAGGACCAGTCATCACACATCAAGTTATGCAGTCTCTCCTTGTAATGACAATGAGTTACACTTCCAGCAAGATATATTTTGGGACCCAACTTATTCACCAGCCAAATTTG GTAAAGGAGAAAACAAACTTGCAGTCAGTGGACATGCTGTAGAAATTTCAGACATTGTGAATCGGATTGCACCCAAG GATGAAAAACCAGCCGGCCCTGAAGTTCCACTGCTTGAAATGTGGATTGGTGACAATGCAATTCCATGTACTCCTGAGGTACTTCGGGCTAGACCAAAAAAAAATTCCTTTAG GAGCAGTGGTGTGGAGGACCTTTTGAAGTTAGCAAAGCAGTTTGACAGACATATGATTCAACAAGATGGTGAACAATATCATGACAAAGATCTAGAGAATATTTTCCAGCATGAGAATGAAGACCAGATGGAATCAGATATGCATGAAAAGGGTCTTCCTCCTTTAGGTGAACTGACTGGAATGAAAAATAGTTCCTTTAATTCAAAAGATGCTGGCATACAAGaggaaattcaaattaaaaacagtaGCCAGAAATCGGTGGATCAGGAGGCAGAAGCAGATATCAATGCCCTGTTTGATGGCCCTACTCAGCCCTTGAGTGGTAGACTGAGTCAGACTTCATCAAAGTCATCACTTTCGTCACCAGAAAGAAAGTGCATGTTTGGTGCAGAGACtaacaaagttacaaaaaaaaggaCTTGCGAAGGGGGTGTGAACTTCAAATTTAATAAGCCTCCTGGGTTTGGAACAAAGCCGAATTCTTACCAAAATACAACACAGCAATGTGCAATAAAGCGTACAACTGTTTCTTCATCAAAACCAACTGTAAACGGATCAGAAATGGCATCTAAATCGCCAGTGTCATCTGTATCCACAAATGATTTTGATGATGATTGGGGTAGTGATGATTTGCTTGATGACTCTCTTGTCTTAGAAATTACTCAGAACCCTGAGCTTATTGCAACTCCCAAAGGGACCCACTGTTCTAAACAGACAGGTGCTAGTATTACCCCAAATCATCAGAGTGTGTCTGGGGAAGAGACAAACAAATGTATTGAACATGGCAGCAGCGTGTCTTCTATGTTGCATAGCGGTTTAACTAGTAAGGAGTCTTGGCAGTGTGGCATTGATATTAATCCTGGAGAATTTCAGAGAATAAACCTTGCTTTTGAAAAAGTAAGGAATAGAGCTAGTTTTATGCTGCATAAAAACTCACAGGTCCAAGCAGGTGAGACAAGTGCAGAGAATATATCTAAGCAGACTGACTTTTGTGCATCAAATAAACCTGAACTACAGAAAGACTTGCATCAACAAAAGGTATATACAAATGAAACTAGGTTCAACAAAGGGTCACCCAGCACAccttataaaaatatacacaactTTCAGCAGGTTGAAAGTGGAAGCAGCACACACAAACCCTTTAAACAGCAAATTGCAACATCTTCTGATTCTAAGTCTGTAAACCAATCCATCAAATGTCAAGAAATCAGAGTTGAGGCACCAAAACAAACCACCTCTTTGGTTGATGACTGGAATGAATCCAGATTCTCAGATGGAGTTTTAATAGATGCTCTTGATGAGTGTGGCAATCTTTGGGGTGATGTCAGTGATGATGACTTGTTTTATCAGGTGTGTGATGATGTAGAAAAGTTGGCTGAGGCTCAAAGCACAGGGCTTGGCACAAACATTGCGCCATCTTCTGTAAAAAGGAATAACTCCCAACCAGTCACCtacccaaacaaaataaaatctggCTCGGCAACAAGTGCAGTTCAAGGAATGTCTGCTCAAAGCAGTTATGCTGCTCCTGAAAATCGTAACCAAAACAGATCTGTGGGAAACTCAACAAATAAACCTCCAGCTACATTTAATCAAGCTAATTCTTTCTCTACTACATTTGGAAAGGACTCATCCATTAATGCAACTTCATCTTTAAACCAGAAAACCTTCACTTTGAATGCAAATTCAAATCAGAGTGTGTTTGTGCCTTCTGTTAATAACAACAAATCAAATACATCGAAGTATGTATTTACAAAACTAAGGAGCACTTGTGTTgaagtttcagaagaacaatgtaGTCAAATGACAGGCCTTGCCTCTGGAAATAGAACCTATATGCAAAGTTATAATAAAGGAACTGTCCAATCGCATCAGTCTTCCAGTGGAATTACTGGTGCTTCTTTCAAAAGGCATCTTTCTGACTCAATTGCATTGACAAGTAGTAAAG TTTTTGTAACCAACCAGCAGAATGTAAAATGCTCTGAAGAAGAGATTGAAAAAAAGAAACGGGAAGCACTGGCACGAAGAATGGCGCGCCAACGTGATCAGTAA